The genomic stretch GCGCAGCGCGGCGATGTCCTTCAGGCTGAGGCCCTTCAGCAGCAGGAAGGCGACTTCCTTCTCGGCGACCGACAGCTGCCACTGGTCCAGCTGGCGGTCGATGGAACGCGCCAGCCCTTCCACATGCAGGCGCGCCTGCGCCTGCCACGCCGCAGCCTGCTGGCGGTAGGCGGACAGGTCGCGGGCCTGCGTCGCCAGACGACGCCGCAGGCGCAGAGTGTCGCGCAGCAGGTAGGCGGCCCCGGCGACCGCCGCGATGCCGGCAGCGATTTCCAGCGCCACGTGCCAGGCGGAAGCGCCCTGGACCAGGTCGGTGCCGACATCGAACGCCACCAGCGTGGCGATCAGCAGCAACGTGCCGACCATCACGCCACGTTCTTGCAGGCTCAGCGGCCGGCTGGGCGTGTCGCCACTTCCGGCCAGGTCAGTCGTCATCTGCTTCGTCTTCGGCATGCTCACCCGCTTCACCACGCCCGGCATGGGCCTCGTCCGCATCGCCAGCTTCACCCAGCACCAGGCGGGTGCCGAACAGGTCCAGCGTGCCGGTGGCCGGCTGGTAACCGTTGGCCAAGGATCCACCGGCAACCACCAGCACGGCAAGCAGCAGCAAGGCAACGAAGGGGCGCGCCGGAACACTGGCCTCATCCGCAGGCAGGTCGCGCTTGCGGCCGGACAGCATGCTCAGGGGCAACCCGTCACGGTGGCGCAACACGTGCACCAGCAGGCCGGCCACATGCAGCAGGGCCACGACCAGGAAGGCATTGGCGGCCAGTTCATGCACTTCTTCCACCCACTCGGGCCCCGTCCCGCTGGCCATGGCCAGGCCGGTGCCGCCCAGCCCCAGTGCAAGTGCCAGCATCGCCAGCGCCGCCCAGCTGGAGGCCGGGTTATGGCCGGCCCAGCGGCGCCCGCCGCCAGCGACCACACCCTTCAGGTAGCCCGCCAGCTGGCGTGGGTCCAGGCGCAGGTCGGCCCAGCGCGCATGGCGCGTGCCGATCGCCCCCCACACCAGTCGCAGCAGCACCGCCAAGCCCAGCATCAGGCCGGCCAGCATGTGCCAGGCGAACCGGGCCGACTCGTCATCCACCAGATTGGCGATGGCATAAGCGGCCACGAACAGGCCGGCGAAACTCCAGTGGAACACCCGCGTAGGCAGGTCGTACACGCGGACCGCATTCATGGCACCGTCTCCGTCATCAGGGTGACGGCAGCCTGCGTTGCGGACGTTGCGGCCGCATCGGGCAAATGCCGCATGCCACGCCAACACGAGCCAGCAGGTCGCGCCTGGGGCATCCGCCCCCTGCCGTGCGGCTCGATGCGCCGGGCCCGGGCGGGCACCGCTCCAGCCAGATACGAAGGGTGCAGCGGCCGCGGCCGGATTCCTGCCGCGGCGACCGGAAGCACCCTGCCCGCGCTCAGCCGAGCTTTTCCAGCTCCCGCGAGGCCATCGCCACCGCACTCTGCAGCAAGCCCGCGTAGAGCTTGCGCGCGCCGGTATCGCGGGCGATGGTCTCCAGTCCATCGACATAAGCCGACAGCAGCTCGCGTGCATTGAACTGCTGGCCCAGGTCATCCAGCGTCCGCGTCACGGCATCACGGACGTGCCAGTCCACGTTGACGCCGGTCTCGGCCATCTTGGCCAGATCCAGGACGCGCAGGACATGCGGGGTGACAAGACCGACGACGGTGGCTTTCATGCGTTGGGCCCGGGGGAGCATGGGAGCGGGAAGATAACCCAAGGCGGCGTGAAAGGGACCGCAGGCGGGCC from Thermomonas sp. XSG encodes the following:
- a CDS encoding helix-turn-helix transcriptional regulator codes for the protein MTTDLAGSGDTPSRPLSLQERGVMVGTLLLIATLVAFDVGTDLVQGASAWHVALEIAAGIAAVAGAAYLLRDTLRLRRRLATQARDLSAYRQQAAAWQAQARLHVEGLARSIDRQLDQWQLSVAEKEVAFLLLKGLSLKDIAALRGTAEKTVRAQSAAVYAKSGLAGRTELSAFFLEDLLLPPADTLADAGIAS
- a CDS encoding cytochrome b/b6 domain-containing protein encodes the protein MNAVRVYDLPTRVFHWSFAGLFVAAYAIANLVDDESARFAWHMLAGLMLGLAVLLRLVWGAIGTRHARWADLRLDPRQLAGYLKGVVAGGGRRWAGHNPASSWAALAMLALALGLGGTGLAMASGTGPEWVEEVHELAANAFLVVALLHVAGLLVHVLRHRDGLPLSMLSGRKRDLPADEASVPARPFVALLLLAVLVVAGGSLANGYQPATGTLDLFGTRLVLGEAGDADEAHAGRGEAGEHAEDEADDD